The DNA window GGCAATGCTGACATCAAACtgactgagaaagaaaaagcccTGACTAAAAAATTCACCTGCAAATTCTATGGAGACTTTCTTCTTGACGTAAACCCTGCAACTTTTGAAGATGCCGTGAGGACGTGTCAGCAACTTTCAAAGCTGCTGGGAGAAAACAAGGATCATGTTGTTCCAATAAAGGTCTGGATGATGCCACTGAAGATGTTGAATTTAAAAGCTTCTGAGCTTGTTAAAAAGATCAGCGTAGGACTAGCAAAAAAGGCTCATGATGCTTTGGAGGACCTGCATGATCTGGAAGTGAAATGCAATGATTGTCTTGATGACAGAGTAGTGAAAAGTTTTCCAACGATTAAAGAAAAGTTGAGCAGATTCCAGTTACTCTGTGTGTACGTCAGATCTGCACTTCAACAGATATTGGCCAAGAAAGTTCCCTCCATCAGGGCAGGTGATGAAGATGAGAAGGAATTACACAAAGTCCTTGACGACAGACGCAAATCACCACTATGTCGCGACAAATTAACCAAGTGGCTtcaagacaaagagagagaaatcaaCGTCATCAGATCTTGTGTAATGATGATGGAGGAAATCAAGATCGTCCCAAATCAGTCAGAGTTGGACAGAGAGGTTCTGGCTCCGGCTGTAGAAgatgttttctgctttgtctttACCTCCCTGGAAACCACAGAGCCCTTCCTGCAGAAGTTAGCAGATTGTGTGGATCTAAGGAAAGTAAACACTGATGGTGGAGTTGAGGCAGCCACACAAACCCCTTGGTACTTCTCAGATGAAGTGATAAccaaaatgagagaaaaagccCAAATGTTTAACGATTTTGCCAAAGCtcagaagaacaacaacagaatgtCTTTCCTTTTAGCAGCTATTGCAAATGAGAAATACAAAGGTGCAACTATCTACCACTACCAGAATGCCATCCTGGTCTCCGATGATCTCAAATTCTTCTCAAAGCCCAACATCACTGATACTGAAAAAgtgacagacaggaaacagtTAATGTGGTGTAAGTAGTTGTTTACTAGCAGAAAAATGTGCCTGGGATTTTTCTTCATACATCTCTGTTCGCTCTATGTTGGGATATTCTGATGAAATAGCAGTGATATATTTAAAGCATAACTTCACATTTTGTCTCCTGAAGAAAATTGACCAATTTCAATAATCAGGATAAAGTCACTTTTCACACCAGTAAATCCAGCCAAGGTCCAAAGCAAGGTTCatattttagtttaatattaTAGATTTGGAGCAGTTAGTTTTGGCTTCAAGTCCCAGTTTTGCACTAAAGAACTGTTCATGACATATGTACATTCTGTCAGCATTATTGCCTTGTCACTGGTTGATAGGGTTCCATCAGATTAAGGGTATTAAGGGCAGGTagccttttattttcttccttttcaaatggaaacaaatagatttattttgttgctaACATAATGCTGTGGAGTTTTTTTGagtcatttctttatttcttggaccaaaatgaaattaatatcTCATCCGCTCCCTTCTCCAGGGGctctcatttttaatttcattctgCTTATTTACCTTCTTTTGTTGTAAAGGGGTGATTGTAGTCTGCCTCAGTTTCCTGTAATTggtccaaaaatgttttcacactaAAAACAATCTGAATCATGTTGCAGTGGACTGAGACGCCCTCTTTTGGTCAAACTTATGTCTGATTCTTTAGTCACAGTCAGATTCACCCTTAGCTGCTGTTTTAATTTGGACCAAACTGTAACTGCTCTAAAACATAATGCAAACTAAAATCCTGGTTTTTGTGAACATTGAAGGGGATTTGAGACACAGTCTAACCATCAACGGATCTGGTTTCTCTGTCATGTGTGCAGATAACCAGGTTTTACCCCAACACTTCATCGAATGGTTAAAGCAACCAACAGAGCGTCAGAATCTATACAGTCTGTGTGTTAAAGAAATTTTCATAACTTTATAATGAACTGTGGTCATAATCTCTTTCTCCCACAGATGCCTGTGCTCTCACCCTGGATCCAAACTCAGTCAATGAACGCCTCATTCTGTCGGAGGGAAACAAGAAGGCAACAAATGGAGCCAAGCAATCGTATCCTGACCACCCTGACAGATTTGATCATTACCCTCAGGTTCTGTGCAAAGAGGGGCTGACTGGGCGCTGTTattgggaggtggagtggagcaCTGGTAAAGCTGAGGATGTTGCTGCAGCCATAAGCTACAGAGGACTGTCAAGGAAGGAAAATTTGGATGAGACCGTGTTTGGGCGAAATTCTGTGTCCTGGAGTTTTGGCAACAGGTTTTCCCCATCACCTACTTTCTATGCAGAGTATGATGATGTGCTTCAGTTGTATCCCCTTCCTGCTACGGGCTGCAGCAAACTGGGAGTCTTCCTGGACTGGCCTGCAGGCACTGTGTCCTACTATAATGTCTCTGGTAACAAACTGACACACCTTCACACCTTCCGCACCAAATTCACTGAGCCTGTTTACCCAGGCTTCAAGATTTGGAGAGACAACAACTATGTGTTTCTGCCTCTGTAAAGTTGGTATCAGTCTTTGGGCCCCAGTACAGGAtgcacatatttgtatttgGCTTTGAGGCTtcttttctgctccttcttgcacttgcatctaatcaaatggaaacacttcttctgatggggctttgctttgatgtttttaaccCAGTTCTTCTGATAATCAGTGACCAGTCAGTGACATATCTCatccagtttttgttttttcgttAGGTTTGGTGAagtaatttgttcattttgatcGATTCTTATTGACATATATTCTCTTAGTGTTTTGCATGATCTTGTTACATTAGTTTTTTCACTAAGTTGAGCAGGATTTGCTGTGAAAGCCTGATGATCAGTTCTATTATGTTCCCTGATTTTGTGCTGTTGTGCATTGAGTTGTTGTATTGATGTTGAACAATAAACTTCAAACTGTCTGACGGCTCACTGCTCACTCCTCTGTTTGCACAGGCTTCCACGACACGTACCTGTCACAAATACTGCTAGAatcataaatcattttaaaaatcaaatacgCTGGAAGAAATTGCACAGAACACTTAACTTTGAGTGTAACATGTTGTGTTGGTCCTGTTAGGAGACATAAGGAGGACGGGAGAGACACAGGGCTGCTGATAGtttttctgttcacattttacacTAAAGTACAACAGATCTGCAGTACTGTTCCACTAATACTAATGATAACTGCAGTAATGGGACTgagactgagatgatgctgTGTATTGACGCTGGTTTTGCAGATTCTGTGGCCACATGTCGTGGCAACCAGGACTTTAACACATGCAAGACAAAGACGGCAGGTCACAGTAGAACAGGTGCTTAACCACACAGTTTGAGACCTGAACCCGACTGAGACCTGGACACAACATGAAGCTTTTCAGCAAACATCCCAAAACCTGTCCATGCTCAGAGGACAGGGACCTCTAGTGGACGTGGAGAGCAGCATCAGAATAAatcttttcatttaaacaacTTTGATAAAACTCAGCGATCCCACGGATTTAATCAGAATACTGGATGTTTTTAAGTCTGTCTCATGTCCAATGAGTCCAGTTTTTAACCGTTACATGTGTAGGATTTACATTTACCTAAATGAACATGATTTTCCTGCATTATTCATCACTTCTGCTTTAATTAAAAGATTTTACAGCTCAGTTCCATCTCTTACTTTGGGTCCACTTCATACGTCTCTACACTGAGGTAGTGGGACAGAATGTGTCGCTCTTCAAACGCTGAAGATGTCAGTGTTGAAGATGTTTTTTCTACTGTTTCTTCTCACATTATCTGCCTTGTAATGCTAATGGGATAATGTGGCTAACAGCTCAGCTGTGTGTGCTGTCGGCTTACGATGTGGCGTagggaggtagagcggttgtccaccaatctcgcagttgttggttcgatccccggctcctcttgtcacatgttgaagtgtccttgagcaagacactgaaccccaacttagttgttcctggTGAGTTTTGGCCAGCTGAATAGCAGCTCCCCACATTTTGGAAGTTTTCTGTCCTCAGGTTATTGTTGAGTTAGTCGGACTCCAGTTTTGTTTATTACGCTGTTTCTTAGTTAGTTTGTGTTTGGATTAGTTTTGTCCTCCCTTCTGGATGGATTCTTACTTCCTGTTTTCCATGCTAGTGATCTTTAACAAACTATAATTTAGCGCactcccctctctgtctcttccttgGGTTCACCCTCGTACACTAAACCCGTGATAGTAAGTGAAATGAAGTTAAGTCAGGAGCATTTgtaccacagggtgagtggttggatcctggctatatgtcgaagtcttgtccctgggcaagacactaaacccctaacagcccattcccctccccagctgagcagtgctggcccaagcccggtagaaattggggagggatgcgtcaggaagggcatccggcgtaaaaactgtccTAAATCaacatgatccgctgtggcgaccctgaactcacgggataagccgaaaggactaTTAGCTTCCTTGTAAAGTAATGTAGCAGAAATCCAATGTCTCCTCTGCAGTGAGCAGCTCTCTGGTGTTTGCTTTACACAACACAAAGAGGAAGTGAAAGTTACCCGTTGCTCTTCTGTTTTATGATTACAAAACTACATTTCGAATGATTGGAGACACTTTAAAATCCAAAACGATTTATTGTACAGTAACCACACTTTAAGTTTGATAGACATTCAACTCTTTTTCCTTCAAGTGCATTTGACAGGATGATCCACAGGGCTGAAAAGTGTGGAGTTCTCTGATGTTTTATCAGAGGAAACAACACTGTGGTCACATTAACCAGTGTTAAGCTGACAGCTCCTCACTGACATTAGCACAACATatgttataaaaacacatttagcttCTAGTAGTAAAAGGCACATCCAGTATTAATGAGTGAATGTAACAcgcaaacacaaatattttttgccGCTTTTGACAAACACTTTGTTCTCACATGGCGCCTGAGGTTTGACACTGCTGAAAAGTCATAGtggtaataatttaaataaagtgagTGTGTTGGTCAAACTAACATACTGTTCTTCAACTGCATTAATAATTATTCACACCACAATTCACATTATTAGTTACtggattaaattaaaatgagctcAGTCCAAATCAGTCTCCTCTTTCATCAGTGTTGGAGCTTCACGAGGAAGACTGCTTTGACTCACTGCAAAACGACTGCTGGGCACAATACAGACATGCTAGTCTGCCTTGGTTCTTTTGTCCCCGGACGAGCCTCTGAGGTAGCTGTTGTAGAAGAACGAGGCAAAAAGGACCAAGTAGCTGAAGTACATGAGAGAGCCCCAGAAGATGTTGTCCACCTGGGACGGACAGTCCTCCTCGTGGAGCCAGAGGAACACAAGGCCCTGGATCAACAGCCCGATCACCATCTGCAGGATCTGGAAGGCCGTGATGATCATGGCAAAGGGACGGGGCACCCGGACGCCAGCTGCCCGGGCTGCGAAGTAGCTGTACATGATAGAGTGAACCAGGAAGTTCATGGTCATGAACCAGCTGCAGCCGGCCACCTGGCCCTTGTACGTGTACCAGGTGTAGAGCAGCACTGTGATGTGGTGGTACCAGTGCAGGAAGATGAGAGGCTGCTTCCTCAGGACGATGAACACTGTGTCGACTGGGAGAGACGGTGGACAGGAAATGGTCATCAGTCAAAGTTTGGAAATTAAACCTCAATATTGTCAGAATAGACAAGTTGGTTTTTGGTATGAGGTTCAGTTTATGTTCAGACCTCCTTCTGGTTTAGCTGATCTTTCTTGTTTAACAATTGCCTAGTTTTCTTAGCTCTTATATTCATGCATTCATGTAGCCATTTTAGTATCTCTTGTATCTGCATCAGGTGTAAGATCTAAATTATTGTCCCTTTGGATTAATCTGTGTTGAGCTCGACATCCCTGCATCACTCTTTTGATTAAAACCTCATCCCTCACTCAGACCAGATCAGTGTCAACAGTAGAACTCATAGCACTTTACAAAACGAAGAAGAGGTTCAAAGCAGAGCCACCTAGCTCGGAGGCCTTGCTCAGAGTAAAGGCGTAGGCCCAGAACTTGGTGATGGGGGCCGTGTAGAACCTGTTGTCACACACCGACTGTTTGAAGCCGCTGGTTGTGAGGATGTGCAGCATGTACTGTCCAGTCCTGTACGCTCCTACgatactgcagagagggggACATAGCACGCatcacacattacacacatctGGTCTCATGTCTCCGAGCTCAGCGGCAATCAACCAATTCTCGTGAACATACAGGGGTCGTCCATTAACAGCCGCTAACACTGTGGCTTTCATGCAGAAAtaaaaacctcttttttttactaaaagttATTCATATGCTGTGGTTTCTTATATTTCTTCCCATTCTAGTCCATATTAGAGCAGTGAAAGTCTTTTCTGAAAGTTTATTTGTCATGTAGGTGTACAGATGTAATATGTCTGGTGCATTTAAAGCAAATTTGTCCTAAACAGAGAAATGACAAGAATTTTAGATTTATGCAAAATTAAGTGTTTGTACCTGATGAAATTGGGACTTGAACTGAATCTAAAATCAAATATCAGAAACAAATAATAGACACTAAGTGTCAAAATTTGGTCGTGGACTTCACGTCGTTGCTGAGCAGGCATTTCCAAGGCTTCCTAAAACAGGTTTTGTcactgaaaaaaatggaaaaaatgtgggtgtgtgtgtgaatacacTGCCTGGGTGTGTTGTCATTGTCTCAACATGCCTATCAATGATAGATCCAATACCGAAGTCTTTACAAGACACATGATTTGTCAGTGTCACTGCAGCAGACGAGGACCACAGCAGTGCCTCACCTGAAGACGGCCAGGCTGAGAGACCAGAGCGCCAACAGGCGCCGCAGGTTCAGTTTTGGCCTTTCCCTCATGTAGTGCTGACCTCCAAACACGAATGCAGCATAGACAGCGGAGAGCATGAACGACAGGGTCCTGCGGGggacaaaacacaacagtgaaTGAAACAGAATGAACACAGTCTTAACACAGCTCCATCTCAACACCTTCAAAATTCCAAACCAAAATCTCTGTATAGATCCAGCAACAGTAAAGACTCTTTGTGCTATTGTTGCAAAAAAGTGCATTACAGTGCGAGTTGTCCACACAGCAGAGAACTAATGAACTAATGATACGTGCTGATTTCGAGCATGTGGGGCAACgtgtgtaaaaacaacaaaagtcaaCCGCATATTTTGAAACAAAGAAATATGTcatgtgtctggctgatgtggatttaatagtttttggacaaaaatgaGGGTCtatgacaactaaccaaacattAATATTACTGTACGATGACTGTGGACAAAAtgattcatgtaaaaaaaaattttgatCCATAAACTCAGCATCATCAGACCCTCATGTCGTGGTGACACATAATGGACCAGACCGAACTGCAAATAAACACGGCAGCAGCTGCAAACACACCTTTTGCTCCTGATGCTTGCCTAAGACCTGTCCCCGTTTATAATGATAGCAAATGATTAACTGATTCACTGATCATTCAGAGATGGGGCAATTTTAACAGGGCAATGCCCCACCTCACTTATCACCAGCCTCTGGGACTTTTTAACTTGCTGCTGGTCAAGGTAGAGCTCAGGCAGGTGTAAACACGAAATGGTGACGATTACGTGCACATTTGTCCCCCTTTCTGTCCTCACTATGTTTAGTGAGTTATACTGTATCTGTGCGGCTCTGAGGGGCTTGGGAACGGATGACATGAATAATCCAGATTGGCACAATATATCCGCAGGTCTATATATAACGAAaagggggcggctgtagatCAGGTCGTAAAGGCATTTGTCTTTACcaaccatggaccacagggtcagtggtttgatccccagtcccggctatatgttgaagagTCTCTGTGCAACTAAACGGATTATCAATTCATACCCACCCACCTCTCAGGCCGCTGGACCTGTGCCCATTAGGCCCAATTTGGTAATAAATCCAAAGAGTCCAGGCTCTGATGTACACCTGATAAATGCCACGTCtattaatgcaataaaaattaaaataatagaaTACAATCTTAATCTCTGGGGaaatattcttatttttattgaCTGTTCCTGTTATTTGATATAAGGTATAGTTatctgatacacacacactttctttggTTTCCCTCCTTTCACTTAGCCCCGCCTACTCTCACCTGGAGTTCTTGTTGTTCAATCCGCCCCTTCACTTCCCTATTTAACGGGCGACTTCAccaaggttcctccaagtgatgtcatctgaaggctAGAAGTAGAGATGGTACCTGACTGTAACCTCCTGAAGTAACTCACCTGATTCTATGTTAACTGTATTAGCTACAAGAGTGTGCAGCTACATATGTTTTCCTCTGTTATCTTGTTGATTAGCCATTCGTTTTGTCGTTGAGTTCTTAGCTGTGATTATTTTCGTTAACAAACCTTGCTGAACTCTTTTTCAGTGGCTTTCAGCACGTACACATAGTTTAAAGAATGCATGCAGGAGCAGAGATGAGTGTATCTGAGACAGGCAGATGCTAAGACAGATAAAGGAGAGTTACTGATGcagaaagttaaaataaatctcCACATTTCAGAAAAGCTTATTTATTCAGACTGCACTGACTTCTGATGCTGCATTGTCCCTATAATGAGATAATTAATACacagaaaattaatttcattaataCTATAACAACCTAGGCCATTTTTAGGCACGTGTATCAAACATTTACTGGTTCCAGATTTTCAGATGCGAGGATTTACAGATTTCAATATAAAAAAGTCTTTAGAAAAATCTATGCATTTCACAGCTTGTGATGGGAAATTTGCAAACTTTAAAACTAGTGTAATATCTTTAATGAACTTCCTCATGCAGCCAAAACCTTAAGACATGAAATTAGCTATTGCAGGGCAAAGAAACTCTGCCGGTCTAACAAGCCAAACAAGAAAACGTATGTATTCTTCAGAGTGAGATATCGTCTCTGCAGTACGTTTATGAAACTACTTCAAACCAAACCTGTGGTGACACCGTACGTGAGAAATAACACAGAAGCAggttcaaataaaaaaaggcagttCAGAGGAAGAATGTAAGT is part of the Channa argus isolate prfri chromosome 20, Channa argus male v1.0, whole genome shotgun sequence genome and encodes:
- the LOC137105363 gene encoding very long chain fatty acid elongase 6-like isoform X2, giving the protein MDAGKLDPVVHALRCLCCIRVWRSALHEGKAKTEPAAPVGALVSQPGRLQYRRSVQDWTVHAAHPHNQRLQTVVDTVFIVLRKQPLIFLHWYHHITVLLYTWYTYKGQVAGCSWFMTMNFLVHSIMYSYFAARAAGVRVPRPFAMIITAFQILQMVIGLLIQGLVFLWLHEEDCPSQVDNIFWGSLMYFSYLVLFASFFYNSYLRGSSGDKRTKAD
- the LOC137105363 gene encoding very long chain fatty acid elongase 6-like isoform X1, which encodes MNESSLYDFERDFDHGRALEWMQENWTLSFMLSAVYAAFVFGGQHYMRERPKLNLRRLLALWSLSLAVFSIVGAYRTGQYMLHILTTSGFKQSVCDNRFYTAPITKFWAYAFTLSKASELVDTVFIVLRKQPLIFLHWYHHITVLLYTWYTYKGQVAGCSWFMTMNFLVHSIMYSYFAARAAGVRVPRPFAMIITAFQILQMVIGLLIQGLVFLWLHEEDCPSQVDNIFWGSLMYFSYLVLFASFFYNSYLRGSSGDKRTKAD
- the LOC137106162 gene encoding neoverrucotoxin subunit alpha-like; the encoded protein is MAVAALGRPFTLGMLYDIRTDELIPGVTLWDKTSLQNNTAESSQQSCEFEITSSDSIESKSFLLDVDTSLKTSFMGGLIEVGGSAKYLNDKKKSHKQSRVTFQYKATTTFKQLYLTDLEAKGTQKIDRGVKRLATHVITGILYGANAFFVFDSEKVDANQVQDIQGSMKAVIKKIPSFSIEGNADIKLTEKEKALTKKFTCKFYGDFLLDVNPATFEDAVRTCQQLSKLLGENKDHVVPIKVWMMPLKMLNLKASELVKKISVGLAKKAHDALEDLHDLEVKCNDCLDDRVVKSFPTIKEKLSRFQLLCVYVRSALQQILAKKVPSIRAGDEDEKELHKVLDDRRKSPLCRDKLTKWLQDKEREINVIRSCVMMMEEIKIVPNQSELDREVLAPAVEDVFCFVFTSLETTEPFLQKLADCVDLRKVNTDGGVEAATQTPWYFSDEVITKMREKAQMFNDFAKAQKNNNRMSFLLAAIANEKYKGATIYHYQNAILVSDDLKFFSKPNITDTEKVTDRKQLMWYACALTLDPNSVNERLILSEGNKKATNGAKQSYPDHPDRFDHYPQVLCKEGLTGRCYWEVEWSTGKAEDVAAAISYRGLSRKENLDETVFGRNSVSWSFGNRFSPSPTFYAEYDDVLQLYPLPATGCSKLGVFLDWPAGTVSYYNVSGNKLTHLHTFRTKFTEPVYPGFKIWRDNNYVFLPL